The segment GCTCGCGCTGAACCTGCTCCACTTCTGCGGGCAGCAGGTCCTTCGGGTCGATACCCTTGAAGTCCTTCTGCGCCTTGAGTTTCGGCACCATCCGCTGGATCGAGCCGGTCTCGCCGTCCAGTTCGATCAGCCGGACCTCGACCGCGTCCGGATCGACCAGGCGGCCGATGCGATAGGCGACCTCGTCGCCGTGGGCGCGGAAATCCTCAGAGATCGGTTTGAAGAGCCATTTGTTCCCCTGGTCGTCGTCGTAAATGAACTTGCGATGCGCGCCGCCGAGTTCGTTTCTCACTTCGCGGCGATTCTTGAACGGCTTCTTCGCGTTGATCTGTTCCCACCGCGCATCCACATCTCGGAAGTGCTCGTCGGCGGGAACAAGCTTCGTCGGGTCCTTCGGTGGGAGCGGCGTCTCCGGGATCTCCACCGGCTTCGGCGGTTGTGCAGCGGGCTTCTGGGCCGGGGCCGGTTTCGGCTTTTCCGGCGCGACTTCCGACGTCGGCGTCTTTGCCTTTTTGCCGCCATGCTTCTCGGCCCACTTCGCCCATTTCGCTTCAACCGAGGCATCGACTTTCGCCAGTTGCGCATCGTCGAACATCGAGAACCGCGCGACCAGTTCGTCTTTTGTGTGCCACTGGTAATGCTTGAGCTTGGTCTGCTGGGCGAGCTTCTTCAGATCGTCCAGCGACATATTCTTGACCTTCGTTTCCCAGGCCGTGACTTTTTGCGCGAGGGATTCCGAGAGCGAACCCACCTCACCGGCGGCGATAAAATCCGCGTGCTGGGTGTAGGCCTGCGCCGCCTTCTTCGCCGAATCGAGGAACGTCTGAAACTGCGCCGGATCGTCGGGCATCACGACCGCGTCGATGGCCTGGACCAGTTCCGTTTTGTGCTTGGCCGCTTCCTCGACCGCCTGCACCGCCTTTTTGTCGATGGAGAGGGCTTTTTGCAGATCGGAAACCAGCATCTCCTTGGGCTTGAGCTTGCCGATCCCGAACTGCTTGATCTTGGCTTCGAGTTCCTGGCCCTTGAGCATGAAGTGCGGCTTCGCGGGATTGGGTTCGAGCTTCTCCAGTTCCGCGATGAACTGCGATTTCGTCTTGGCGATGGAGATGCCATGCTTCTTCGCTTCGTCCTGAAGTTGCTGCACGGTCATCGACGAGAAATCCGGAAGCGCGGCCGCCTCTTGGATAATCGCCGCGTGCGCCGAGTCGAACTGCTTGAGAATCGCTATCAGGTCGTCCTTCGTGCAGGTTTTGCCGATGCCCTGCTTGGCAACCTCGGCCATGATGTCCTTGGTCGCCCAGGTCGAATAATCGATGGATGTATTCTGCTGTCCCAGCAGCTTGATGAAGTCGGCCTTGGTCCGGTAGATCGAAATGCCGCGCTTTTTGCACTCTTCCTGCAGCGGCTTGATACCGAGCGTTTCGTATTGGCCCTGCTTGACCGCCTTGTTGACCTGCGCCTGCTCGACCTTCTGCGCGACCGAGGCGTCATGCACCTGCGTCGGCGACATGAGGCACGACCCCTGGGAATCGGCGGGACCGGCCATCGCAGTCAGTTTCAATGAGTCGGTGCTGCACACCCGCAGGGGCATTGCCGATACACAACATCTGCAGGCCGGGTGACGTGGAATCGGCGGCATCTTGTCGACGGGAAAGACTTTTCCATCGAGTTCCGAGCAAATCGGACAGAGGCGTTCGTCATGCGCGACCATCCACCGAACCTCGCGCACGCCCACGGTGTCGTAAAACTTGAGCCGCCCCTGGTTGTGGGCCCGCAGGATTTCCGTCCGGGCGATCAGTTCGATACGCTGCTGCGCCGTAGCGAAAACGGTCTTGCCCGCCTGCTTGAACGCTTCCTTGTCCAGGATCACCGAACCGATGTTCTTGGCGATGTTGGGGATGGAGAGGCCCGCCGCGATCCCGACCGTCAGCGAGTTCTTGATACCGGTCAGCAGATCCGTGGAGACCTGCCCGGCAAGTTGGACATCGAAGCGCACGAGGAAATCGAGCGCGCTTTTGTCCATGAGCGAGAAGGCGTCCTTCGCCAGTCGCTTCGCGGATTCGTCGGTGAGCGCGTCATACCCCGGCAGGCCGTGGACCTTGAGTTCCATCGCGCCCTGCGACATGCCCTCGAGGTGGGATTCCTTCGCGGCTACTTTCAGCGCGAGCGTATGCTCGGCCTTCAGACCCTTGATCGTGCCGTCGAGCCGATCGGTGAGCGCGGCGAGCCGGATCTGGTTGATCTTCTGCCCGGGTGTGAGCGCGCCCAGATCGGCATACCGGAGCAAATCCGCCTTGACCCGCTTCTCGGCCTCGCGTAACGACCCGACGAGCGCCGCGACCTGCTGCTCCGTGTACAGATCGCGGGCCGCGAACGAAGCCGCAACGCTATTTTGGATTCGCTCGGCCTGGTCGAGGGCGACGGCCAGCATTTAGACCGCCGCGTTACGATGGAACCGGCACGCCGGATCGAATAGAGACGCCTCGCGCTCCAGCACGCGGCAGTGATTCGCCTCTTCGTCGAAGTGCAGGCACTCGCTGCAGGTCTCGCCCGATGCGCGGGTCTTGGCCGCCGCGTCAGCGTACATGGCCTGGACCGCCTGTTGCTCGTCCTGCTGAATTGATTTCTCCTCGGCGGCTTCTTCCAATCCCAGCAGTTTGCGCGCCGACGCGGGACTCATGATCGCCAGCTGCACGAGCGCCGTGACATCCTTGATGTCCCAGTTCATGTCGACCAGGCGCTGCTCTTTCGTGCGGTTGGCCGACTCGACATCGGGGTTCAAATCCATTTTCGACTGCAGGGTGTTCTTGGAAATGAGGTTGCGGTCGTACAAATCAATCAACAACCGCTTCTGGTCCACCTCGCTCGTGAGGTCCATGTCCGAGAACTCGTAATCGACGTCGGCGTCGATGCCCTTGAGTTCCATCCACTCGTAGAAAACCCAATCCAGAATCCGCCGCGCGGCCTGTTTGATTTCCTTGAGCATGATCACCATTTTCTGCATCGAGACCGAGGCCGTGGCGAAATTCGGGCCGTCGCCGGTGATGATGGACCGCGCCATGCCGAGCGCCACGAGGATGTCCTCCTTCACCTCCTTGATCTTTGTCTCGGTGTTGAGCACGTGCCCCTCGGTTCCGTAGGTTTCCGCCTTCACGTAGAACGGGACGACGAGGCCGCTTTTCAGATCCATCTTGTCGATCTCGTTGCGAACCGTCTCCAGCATCTTCTGACTCGGCATGATGACCTTGTCGCCGAACTGCCCGCCCACCTGGATAAAGCGCAGCGGCGTGGTCCAGCGCAGGGCGATGGCGCGCTCGGCTTTGCGGAAATCCCGCAGCAGTTCGATGGACTCGAACGCGGGAAGCACGATGCTGTTGCCGCGCGGGGAAAATTCCGGCGCGTTCCATTTGAGGTGCAGCATCTGGTCGAGGGCGAGCGACACGCCGTCGTCAGCAGTATCGAACGTGCCGTCGGCCAGCTGTCGCCGCTGCCGCGCCTCGGTCAGCACGCCGCCCACGAACTTGAGCTTCACGCTGATCGGATTGACGCACACGACTTTGTCCAGGTCGTCGCCCTCGGCGGTTCGTTTGAGATACCCGGTGCAGTCGCCCTTCACGAGCAGCT is part of the bacterium genome and harbors:
- a CDS encoding minor capsid protein, with protein sequence MLAVALDQAERIQNSVAASFAARDLYTEQQVAALVGSLREAEKRVKADLLRYADLGALTPGQKINQIRLAALTDRLDGTIKGLKAEHTLALKVAAKESHLEGMSQGAMELKVHGLPGYDALTDESAKRLAKDAFSLMDKSALDFLVRFDVQLAGQVSTDLLTGIKNSLTVGIAAGLSIPNIAKNIGSVILDKEAFKQAGKTVFATAQQRIELIARTEILRAHNQGRLKFYDTVGVREVRWMVAHDERLCPICSELDGKVFPVDKMPPIPRHPACRCCVSAMPLRVCSTDSLKLTAMAGPADSQGSCLMSPTQVHDASVAQKVEQAQVNKAVKQGQYETLGIKPLQEECKKRGISIYRTKADFIKLLGQQNTSIDYSTWATKDIMAEVAKQGIGKTCTKDDLIAILKQFDSAHAAIIQEAAALPDFSSMTVQQLQDEAKKHGISIAKTKSQFIAELEKLEPNPAKPHFMLKGQELEAKIKQFGIGKLKPKEMLVSDLQKALSIDKKAVQAVEEAAKHKTELVQAIDAVVMPDDPAQFQTFLDSAKKAAQAYTQHADFIAAGEVGSLSESLAQKVTAWETKVKNMSLDDLKKLAQQTKLKHYQWHTKDELVARFSMFDDAQLAKVDASVEAKWAKWAEKHGGKKAKTPTSEVAPEKPKPAPAQKPAAQPPKPVEIPETPLPPKDPTKLVPADEHFRDVDARWEQINAKKPFKNRREVRNELGGAHRKFIYDDDQGNKWLFKPISEDFRAHGDEVAYRIGRLVDPDAVEVRLIELDGETGSIQRMVPKLKAQKDFKGIDPKDLLPAEVEQVQREHVIDWLISNHDGHWENFLRGTDGHLYGIDKGQLYKFLGDDALDIAYHPNAAHGASEPYYNTVMRAFSEKRVDMNLQATLTYIERVEAIPDDQFLDLLTPYAERRFSQKAKQNVFYNMALDRKHNVRRDFETFYDKLAKKRGLPGFSFDAKAAKKGVARLGQFEERMVQDAAEAGWQGKSIPIDVDQIEDQNALVFQQTVKKGSKVTGKQTVVQIKVRPEHEDKILEAIGKAGPPGKKTILPQIGAPLPEDEFYDDILAAVKSANHHMGDKVFSDQKIEKAMSHWERLVMQAAQSDPEVAKMAEQYLDALREMQKTVEAVKSGKAGVSKLPKFTQYVRRTLPERATVPNIPKPKDMVVRKGKVLMQKRTNTAGEIITDGTERDLSAVFGRSMVDGTQFEIEFEDGVTAVYRPWAGNGDIFAAAGELEVRVDGACAPGVVEKALEKIERLGLNAAPAAIEDAEIMYLQKQAYIQSIDNSPRFKKVLTSMKNKTKQEQVRAMRDFWSTEL